The genome window TAATTTTCTGCTTGCTAACCAAACACCAGAAAAGGAGAAGAAACAGTTGGAGAAAGTTCATAATTCTAGCTCCAGTCCTAAGGAAGTTGGGGTTACTGTAGCGACAAAGAGTTGCAACCCTAATCCTACTTCTAGAGGGATTGGCGTGGAGGCTAGTAAAGAAAGGATGGTTGATTGCGTTCATAAGAGGATTGGGAATCTTAAAGAGGTTTTAAATGTTATCATGAATCAATCTTGTCAAGAAGTATCATCACAAACGATACAAGACTCATCAAAGGCAATTGAAAACACAAGAGCTacaaaaaataatagttcttcatgAGGTGATGAAGTGGAGCTAATTGAGGATACTACAGGAGCTAATTCTAATACAAGTACCAAGGATCAAAGAGGTAACATGCAGGAAAATCAAGCTGACACCTCTGGGCAGAATGCTACAGTAAACCCTAGTTTATTACAAACTAGGGTTGATGATATTGAAAGAGATGGGAAGCAACAGGCAATGCAACCAGTTGAAGTTGATAAATGATCAGTTTATAGAGATAAAATCACTAGTGGATTAGTTGGTGATGCATTTGGGAAGAATAAAACCAATGGAACAGTAAATCCTAGGGGAACTGTCCAGGTTTTTAGGTTAGATACAAGTGATATGGTGGAGATTTCAGGTGTATGTAAGGTTGATAATTTCAATGTGGAGGTCTTAGAGGATACAGTTGGTTCACATAATCAAATAGATGATGGAAAGAACCCTGAAACCAATGGAACAGTAGTTCCTGCACTAACAACTACAGTAAACCCTTGCTTAGGGTCAGTTTATGATTTGCAGTTCAAGTTAATGCTGGAGGCTTTAGGTGTCCTAGAGCAGAATTCTAAGGTGTTGAAGGAGGCTACTAAGTTATCAGATGATCAAATTGACACTGCTATGGTACCTAAGGCAACATGTGAAATTGTTGCTATACCCAAGATAGCCAGTTTTAGGAGCGTGTCTTTTGTTCTACACATaggaaaatgaaaaaataaaaagtagaAAATAAGAATCATACATGACGTCGGAAGATCTTAACGAAAATCAAGATATATTTCGACTATCATTATACGTAACTGCAGAATTTATTAAGTCTGGCATCTAAGCTTAAACTGGCATGTGAAAAAGCAATTTCTCCCTTGCATTTTTCCCTCTTTTCCATTTTGTTTCAGCAAGCATGATCCGTTTTCTCTTAAAGTTAAATCTTTTTTATCTTCTGTCCAAGGGAGCAAATTATTCTGAGCACATTTTTCCCTTTTCATCCCAACACaaagttaaatatttttttttgttttctgtcCAAATCaccaaaaaaaagagtattcaaaAAGTCTCTCTCCTTACCCACTCTAAACAAATCATCAGTTTTACACCCTTGCAACTGGGTTTAGAGACTCATGTGTTGAAGATTTTAATATTCTGATAGAGTTATATGAACTCCCTTCTTTTCACAGTATAGATTCTGGTCCTGACTATATATGTTTTTATGACGTACCAACATCCTGAAGTTGAAACAATATCACATGTATTTTTCAGGTCATATGCTGCCACAAGAGTTTGACCTTACTTCTTCTTTTTTGCAGTATTATCCTTGGAGGGATTGTGAGCACATAATTTTTGCCCTACACGAAATCActcctaaaaatatttaaaatagttTTTAATCATTTTGCAGAATTTTAggttttttatttcttttatttgatTGCATTTTAGATTACCTCCATTATTACATTTTAAATCATAGAAAACCATAAAAAATAATCCACTTCGTCACCTGGTACATACCAAATCCACACCAAACGATGCCATTTAAGTCACGTTTAATCAGGACCCTTCATCTCTATTGATTTAACGGCCCGAAACGGATCCATCACTTCCCTTAAAATTGTCGGACTGGCCCCTACCCTCTCCTCAAACACTTCTCTCAGATCACCTCCCTTAACCTCTCTGTCCCCTCTCTCTAAATCCCACCGTCTCCGCCGCCGAAAATCGCTACACGATGGCAGCACAACACCAAATCTACCCGACTTTGCACCGGACAATCTCCATCTCCTCCTCATCTCATATCTCTCATTGGTTTCTTTCAAAACTCCCTAGATTTTCTCGATTTATAGATCTAAGATTGCCGGAAACCCTAGTTTTTCCCCTTTCTTAACAAGAACAATCGATTGATGTtagttttggctcattttgaagccACCAGATTTTGGTCAACCGGCCGACTCCTGCTGGAATTTTCTCTATCGCCTCATCTCTTTAGGTATACGCCTCTCATCTTTTCTCTTAATTTGTTCAAATTGCACAATTAGTTCATTAGTTTGCCTATATAACCGTGTTCGTAATCATTTTTTGTTTTTAGTGTAGCTGATAAAATTTAGTTTGCACGTTTTAGATTAGTATCTAATTACATGTTTTACTTAGTATGAATTGCATTCTTGACTGGTCTTGTTTGAGTTTATGTGAGTGCAAAATCCATTTGAAGTCTGTTTTCAGAATGAGGGTTGATTAAAGGTTTAGCTTAGGAACCGAACTTGGTAAATAATTTGCTAAATTACTTGGGAAGCTTCTAGAAAAGGGGATAGGGACTTGTTAGCAATAAATAATGGGGAAGGTTGggtaaaatagaaaagaaaaaggactaaaagaaaaggaaaataacaGAACAACTGTAAAAATCTGTTATAAAAAGATACCCTCACCCACACAATACACACTCACTATTCACCCTCACGTACTATTCACACTCATCTTTACTCTCCTTTCACATCTCACCCACTTCTCAACTCCACAAAGCTGAAAGTAATTTTCTGGATTCAAATTTTGAATTCTAGATCTGAATTCCAAAaacaaatacaaaacaaaaaaaaagagctCAAAGGTTGTTTCTGATTTCTACCTAATTGCTGCATATTTTCTGGAATTCGCAAGTTGTTTGAGCTGAGGATTTGTTGTATTTCTGTTGTACTCATTTTGTTGTAGCTGAACTCCTTCATTCTTCTTTTAATTGTTGTTATCTTCTTTTAGGTATGTAACGATTCCTTGTTCTCTTCTATTTTTAGTCTATAAATAAGGATTTGGATTGTTTATGTTCAGTTTGTGTTGGTTTACTCCGATTTAGTATTTTAGTTCTCAGATCTGCTTGTTTGGCTTGTATGATCAACTCCTATTGTTGTTTATATGTTATAGCTGAATGTTTGATTAGATACTTGTGTCTAATAATAATTGATGATTCATGCTCTAAGCACATCCATATTGGTTAATGTATAggataaaatatgatatgacatgtggccaactaaaaggaggacacgtggaatccaagatggAATGGCTGAGGATCGAACGCAACCACTGCGCTTGTCACCAGAACAGATAAcattcataaaagtgtattaaatgctctccTCCCGATAGTATTTAttaaggaatattctacagcattaagagcgacggtctaTTATAAAGAATTTGACATTTACgctcaacgttacatcttcatcaatggccctcatactTTGCATTATTGGAGGGCATGATCTTAGGACCTTTTTCCCtaggcatagctataaatagtgagcccagTTACCATTGTAGAGGGGACAAAATTTTCGGCTagaacatatactatattctatgcaaagctttatacaatatcactctcttgctttttgatctcatcattgctgtgttcGGAAACCGTGTTCACGGAAGCACTACctttgctatttcatctataTTCCAAGGCTAAGTACTATgtatttcttcgattattatattatttcatgatcaaattagttcacttgtctaaaaactacatataaattcaactgtaccattttacgggtaaatcgtttggcgcccactgtgggtcctagacagccgtgcaattaaattgatccttgccttttttactaacgtgttttcattattttatcttagaaaaaatcacaaaaaagaaAATGggagataacactgttaacgatgCACACAATcctgaaattcgaggggatcaacaTCATTTCGAGGATTcgatcagtgacacccgcaataaGGGGAATAACGCCACACCGGTGCATGACAGGCGATACCCTCGACGGGTTCGGGAGATAACTCCCGATGATACTGAGGAGGAGTAAGTAGCGTATGCTGTGAGGATCCAGCAAGAGCAACAAGCAATCATCttaggccatctcacgcggcaggatcaggttatgacaAAACTGAAGCAGGCACTGTCGggtgcttcaaataatgcaaacaaacAGGCGCGACCCAGTTCCCCCCATTGTTCTCGCAGACCAAACaacgcagagagtcgacaacaacactcctaggggtgaagttggctccgatggggctggggggagcagatcaggtcttaacaacgagaacgattcattcaaagaagagcttttacggttcatgagggaagtaaaTACCTGCATGGATCAAATACTGGGcacaccaccagtattgaaaggcccgaactcgaacaagtatgttcaattaccgtacaagccaAGTACGGCACCAGAAGTAATCCCGAAGCGATTCAAAATGCATGAAGTTCGAAAGTATGATGTAACTTCAGATCCACAggaacatattaccacctacacaacggcggtgaatggaaatgatctagctcctcacgaaattgaatttgtgttgctaaagaaattcggtgaaactcTCACTAGGGGAGCCCTAACGTGGTATTCGTTAcggcccgagcattccatagattcctttgtgatgctcgcggattctttcattaaagctcatgCCGGGTCCAGAAAGGTGCAAGCCCAGAAGGCCGACATATTTAGAATCGCACAAGGAGAATTAGAATTATTACGCGAGTTTGTTAcacgattccagaaagaaagaatgtttctaccggttgtcccagatggataggcagctgaagcattcaccaaatgATTGAATTCGAGAAGTTCAAACgcttcccggaagctgaaggagagcctgcttgagtttcaagaaataacctgggcagatgttcacaaccggtatgagtccaagataaggatcgaagataaccaggtcggttctacatcatcggTCAAAGGACGAGAGAAGAACAGAGAAAGATCAAAGGATGACTACGTTGCGGATAGGCAGACTACGAGGGGTCATTTTTTGCCCTATGAGCGTACCGAAGGCCGTGGCAGAAAATTCCGAGCAACATAAAAGTTCACCGTTGACGGAGGGACTGATCgtggtcgaaacaatagatcacttcaaGATAAACAAATACCGGGGGGCTTGAGATCTTTCTTACCctaggttatcagaatataacttcaacgtccgCATAGTGGAACTGGTGTCAtccatgaggaacattaaagaagcatgaTTCTCGAGACCTATGAGGTCTGATTCCAGCCAGAGGTATCCCGATTAATGGTGCGAATACCACGGGACGAACGATCACCGGACAAGGGACTGTCGACATCTTCGGGAGGAGGTGGCAacgctattgaagaatggtcatctccgagaattcttgagtgatcgagctaagaacaattacggtcgcaACAGAGATAACACGGAATCCTCGAAAGCATGAGAAGAAACCCCAtgccaaacgatcaacatgatctttgggggGAACGAGATCACGCGGTCACCTTTTTTGCGGTAAAGAAGGCTAAAGTATCGATAAATCACAGCAAAAGACTTCGGgaggacgatatcactttcacggaggaacaCGCAGACGGATTACTGTTATCATACAATGACGtactggtaatctctttaaatgtgttagattttaaaatcaagcgtgttctagtggatcctggaagttcggctaatatcatacaatggagagtattggaataAGCTAAACTCACCAAAAGCATTATTCCGGCGACAAAACTCCTTgttggattcaaccttgcgagcgtggcgacccggggagagatcttgctgctcacgaatgctgaaggagtaatgaaaaaaactctcttcgaagtagtggatggtgatatgggatacaacatcatcttaggaaggccatggttacacgagatgaaagctGTACCTTCGACGTATCACTAATTGTTGAAGTTTTCGATGCCTGAAAGAATCAAGCAGATAATAGGTGACCAACCGacaacaagggagatgaatgcaatctcagtttccaatagcaaagggaaggagcgcaCGGTATAGCAATTACAGAAACCGGCGCCTACTCCCGAGTTAGAAGAGACTATTCCAGGGGTAGAATCGTCAGAACAAtatcaggtaccaagatatttccaagttccagaagaaACGGACGCAACAAAATCCACAACGGAGGAACTAGATCAAGTGTCATTATTCTAagaattcttagaaagaaaatttcacttgggaACAAGACTGTACCCCTAGCTCAGGTCTGgctttattgaattccttaaaattaacgctTATTGTTTTTGCAtagtcgcacgaggatatgacaggtatcctgaTGGAAATAAccgtgcacaagctgagtttggaccccAACATACCACCTGTACGACATAAGAAGCACCCTATTGCCGAGGCCAtgaataaattcatcaaagaagagactataaagatcttaataaggcgtgcccgaaatattcgtttccactgccaaatatcgatcaaatgattgatgccacgaccgggcacgagttgatgagtttccttgatgcttattttggctacaaccaaattaatgaacccggaagatcaggaaaatacttcatttataacaaatattggtacatattgttacaatgtaatgcctttCGGGTTGCAAAACGCTGGAACCACTTATTAACTGctcataaataagatgtttgaaaagcaaataggaaaaaccATGAAAGTTTATATGGACGATATggtcgttaagtctttgaatgtaggtgaccaccttaagcatttgcaagaaacattcgatgTCCTGAGGAAGAATAACATGAAACGTAACCCTGAAAAGTGcacgttcggggtcagctccggtaagttcctggggtttctggtctcacaaaggagAATTGAGGTAAAAcctgacaaaatcaaggccatagacgatatcccagatcaattatcaaacgtgaaggaagtccaaagactcacaGAAAGGTTAGTTGCTttaagcaggttcatttcccggtcgtcgGAAAAGTGTCACCGCTTCTTTAcattactcaaaaagaagaacaattttgaatggacgccggagtgccagcaggctttgagggacctgaagagacttatcaagccctccattgctctcgaaaccaaaagaaggcaaaatattgctagtctacctcgcagtttcagaagttgcggtaagtgcggttttagtccgggaggatgaaggtacgcagtttcctatttattacgttagcaaattTTAAcgggtgactactttccctttgcggaacatcctttAGCTCTCGTAATCGTCGCTCGGAAGATGAGGCCTTATTTTTAATGCCACACaatagctgtggtgactactttccctttgagGAACATCTttcataaacccgaactctcggctagattggccaaatgtgccgtcaaaatgagtgaattctacatagaatataaaccgagggttgcaattaagtcacaagtcttggctgacttcgtggccgattttagtccgggactgctacctttggcaaccaaggaggcagtcaTGGTGTCGGAATCAACATCAGGGGTTTGGAACTTATTTACGGATAGAGCCTCGAACGTAAAATGGTCcgggctcggaataattttaatcacgccttcgggggaaaccttaaggcaagctatCAGAACAATTcctttaactaataatgaagcagagtatgaaatcaaatatgactcacagctggtggtaaatcaggtttacgggatctttgacaccaaagaagaacgtatgcagcAATACGTGataaaggtccaggctcttttggcACGATTCCGTGAGTGGTCAATCACTCATATCCTGAGAGAGGataatgcagaagcagatgcattagaaaacttaggttcatcgacggaaataaagggatcggagtctGGAACGGTGGTACTATTGATGAGTTCAGTCCTTGATACGGATGGTTACTATGAAGTGAACTCGGCTAGTTTGGTTTGGGACCggagaaataaaataattaactACCTCGAGCACGGAAAGTTGCCCAACGATCCCAAAGCGTCACAAGCGTTACGCAccaaagctgcacgttatagcttcaagaaagaccaattgtatagaaaatctttccaaggcctgcTGGCCCGTTGTTTAGGAGCATCATAAgctgactatgtcatgagagaaatccacgaagggatatgcaaCAATCACTCATGCATACagtctttggtgctgaaattagtATGGCgaggatattattggcctcacATGGAACAAGACACCAAAGAATTCGTACacaaatgtgataagtgccaacgctacatATCACTAGTAAATTAACCAAcaaaacccttacattcggttctgtccccgtggccattcatgaaatagggaatggatattGTCGGCCTACTGCCACCGAAAAGgaaaggtttcttttaattttgactgattatttttctaaatgggtggaagccggttcttatcagaagatcggagaacgcgaagtAGTCGATTTCCTGtgagaaaatataatttgcaggtttggaataccaaaagagatagcatgcgacaataggccacagtttatcggtgcaaaagttacaaagttcttcaaagacctgaaaataaagagaatcacaccctcgccttatcatccgagcgctaATGGTCAAgaggagtcaacaaacaaagtgatcattcaaaacttcaataaaatgttcgaagcagcaaaaggcaaatggcccgaagagttgcccggagttctatgggcctaccgaacaacggccaaatcaagtataggagaaactcctttttcc of Nicotiana tomentosiformis chromosome 7, ASM39032v3, whole genome shotgun sequence contains these proteins:
- the LOC138895582 gene encoding uncharacterized protein → MFEKQIGKTMKVYMDDMVVKSLNVGDHLKHLQETFDVLRKNNMKRNPEKCTFGVSSGKFLGFLVSQRRIEVKPDKIKAIDDIPDQLSNVKEVQRLTERFGIPKEIACDNRPQFIGAKVTKFFKDLKIKRITPSPYHPSANGQEESTNKVIIQNFNKMFEAAKGKWPEELPGVLWAYRTTAKSSIGETPFSLMYGVEALIPVEVGEPTLRYSQTNEESKDEAVIINLELLEGCRDLAQKEQHNSAASSHELGTGGRVDEDRNDVAVAGVGECGDEANGGEE